Proteins from one Setaria italica strain Yugu1 chromosome V, Setaria_italica_v2.0, whole genome shotgun sequence genomic window:
- the LOC101772843 gene encoding transcription factor bHLH150-like, translated as MISSSSSPPSSSSSSNKPPPPPPQQASKWRSGTQHKIYGRRLLDALRATGGGQPRAVKAAADSALALTARGQTRWSRAILLAGAACSRRRVLVKAGGKIRRRHRRPNKSSKAASFSQEEEGRGKVQERLRVLGRLVPGCRKLPAPDLLEEAVDYVAALQMQVSTMRALADALAAAQLSDDAGAAER; from the coding sequence AtgatctcctcctcttcttcgccgccgtcgtcctcttCCAGTAGCAataagccgccgccgcctcctccgcagcAGGCCAGCAAGTGGCGCAGCGGCACGCAGCACAAGATCTACGGGCGGCGCCTGCTGGACGCGCTCCGCGCCACGGGTGGCGGGCAGCCGCGCGCCGTCAAGGCCGCGGCCGACTCGGCGCTGGCGCTCACGGCGCGCGGGCAGACGCGGTGGAGCCGCGCCATCCTGCTTGCCGGCGCCGCCTGCAGCCGGCGCCGCGTGCTGGTCAAGGCGGGCGGCAAgatccggcggcgccaccgccgaccGAACAAGAGCAGCAAAGCGGCCTCTTTttcccaggaggaggagggcagggGCAAGGTGCAGGAGCGGCTCCGCGTGCTGGGCCGCCTCGTCCCGGGCTGCCGGAAGCTCCCCGCGCCGGACCTGCTGGAGGAGGCGGTCGACTACGTGGCGGCGCTGCAGATGCAGGTCAGCACCATGCGCGCGCTCGCcgacgcgctggcggcggcgcagctgtCCGACGACGCAGGGGCGGCGGAGAGGTGA
- the LOC101773255 gene encoding probable folate-biopterin transporter 4, which produces MAYSSGAGWAWQEKGPTKAHLPLRSRAKASKVSAVFPAPRLRQFFVHLACLSSSSFLPLPSPRPLPSRLMQVQQHRQVWWPGRMGAAFGPSFLCLVCLIYFIQGFRSFVWTAVSYQMKDVMKLSPSTSQFLVSLAYFPWSIKPVYGILSDCIPIKQRKRIPYLIISSCLSLLPWLILGLSQALRSSPNMLTALLVVQNLGSAMADVVIDAMVAESVRSAGPQFAGDLQSLSWSSMAVGGIFGSLLGGYALSNLPIHAIYVVFSALPFFQLVSCMFVEDSPKGLQSAIDEHKYVDNQGAEKCSSEALGYEGTRRRKKIRKSNKSRPLSKRAEANEKHNGPINSSPCLSLRSAFFSLCTAFRQPTILRPMVWFFFSNVIIPNISTVMFYYQTEELHLEASFLGTARVIGWFSLILGTYTYNRYFKHKQLRNILVFAHVGLAIISLLDIALVSRLHVPYGIGDKYMVLWGSALADAINQFKMMPFLILSGQLCPPGIEGTLFALFMSINNLGSTLGSFLGAILASALNISTAQFDNLALGLGVQLIGTLLPIGFLFLIPKEVTGLTS; this is translated from the exons ATGGCATATAGTAGTGGCGCCGGGTGGGCTTGGCAAGAAAAAGGCCCAACAAAAGCCCATCTCCCCTTGAGGTCAAGAGCAAAAGCAAGCAAGGTCAGCGCCGTATTCCCCGCGCCGCGCCTCAGACAGTTCTTCGTTCATCTCGcctgcctctcctcctcctccttcctccccctcccctcccctcgacccctcccctcccggctGATGCAGGTGCAGCAGCATCGACAGGTGTGGTGGCCGGGCCGGATGGGGGCGGCGTTCGGGCCCTCCTTCCTCTGCCTCGTCTGCCTCATCTACTTCATCCAG GGTTTCAGGTCTTTTGTCTGGACGGCTGTCTCCTACCAAATGAAGGACGTCATGAAGCTATCGCCCTCCACATCGCAGTTTCTCGTCTCCCTTGCATATTTCCCTTGGAGCATCAAACCTGTATATGG GATCCTGTCAGACTGCATTCCAATTAAGCAGAGGAAGCGTATACCCTATTTGATCATTTCTAGCTGCCTTTCTCTACTCCCCTGGCTTATCCTTGGGCTATCACAGGCTTTGAGGAGCTCACCCAACATGCTCACCGCCTTGCTCGTAGTACAGAATCTGGGATCTGCCATGGCAGATGTTGTTATAGATGCAATGGTTGCAGAATCAGTTCGATCAGCAGG GCCACAGTTTGCTGGTGATTTACAGTCATTGTCTTGGTCATCCATGGCTGTTGGTGGGATTTTTGGGAGCTTATTGGGAGGATATGCACTATCCAATCTCCCAATCCATGCCATATATGTTGTTTTCTCAGCCCTCCCATTCTTTCAACTCGTTTCCTGCATGTTTGTTGAGGATTCTCCAAAAGGATTACAGAGTGCCATTGATGAACATAAGTATGTAGACAATCAGGGTGCTGAAAAATGCTCTAGTGAAGCACTTGGATACGAGGGCACTAGAAGGCGAAAGAAAATTCGTAAAAGTAATAAAAGCAGACCACTGTCAAAGCGGGCTGAGGCTAATGAGAAACACAATGGCCCAATTAATTCATCGCCATGTCTGTCTCTGAGATCAGCCTTCTTCAGTTTGTGCACAGCTTTTAGGCAGCCAACCATTCTGCG ACCTATGGTGTggtttttcttttcaaatgtAATAATTCCAAATATCTCGACAGTCATGTTCTATTATCAAACAGAGGAGCTACATTTGGAAGCATCCTTTCTTGGGACTGCACGTGTGATTGGATGGTTCAGTCTAATTCTTGGCACATATACCTACAACCGCTATTTTAAGCACAAGCAGCTCAGGAATATTCTTGT GTTTGCTCATGTTGGTCTTGCCATAATTAGCCTACTGGACATTGCTTTGGTGTCACGGTTGCATGTTCCATACGGAATTGGCGATAAGTACATGGTGCTCTGGGGTTCTGCTTTGGCTGATGCAATCAACCAGTTCAA GATGATGCCGTTCCTGATTCTGTCAGGACAGCTTTGCCCACCTGGAATCGAGGGCACGCTGTTTGCTCTCTTCATGTCCATAAACAACCTTGGTTCAACACTAGGTTCATTCCTGGGGGCTATTCTGGCATCAGCTTTGAACATCTCGACGGCACAGTTTGACAATCTTGCTCTGGGTTTGGGTGTACAGCTGATTGGTACTCTCTTACCGATTGGGTTCCTATTTCTGATTCCAAAGGAAGTTACAGGACTAACATCATAG